The Mycolicibacterium insubricum DNA segment CCCAGGTCAGGTACGGGTGTGGGTGGTCGACGACCAGGCGGCGTTCCGTCGGGCGACCGTCGCCACCATCGATGCGACCGACGACTTCGTGCTGGCCGGCGAATGCGCCACCGGGGAAAGTGCAGTCGCCCGGATTGCCGCCGACGGCGGTGACATCGTGCTCATGGACATCCACATGCCCGGAATCGACGGCATCGAGGCGGCCCGGCAGATCTGCTCGACGCGCAGTGACGTGATGATCGTGCTGATGTCCACCTATGACGTGACGGACCTGCCCGCCGCAGCCGCTGACTGCGGAGCGGCGTCCTATCTGCACAAGGAGCACCTGAGTCCGGACACTCTGAGGCATCTATGGCAAGCCCACGGCTGAGCCTCGGTTCCGTCTCCAGCGCGATTCCCCGCTGGCAGGCGCCGGCCATTCTGCTGTTCACTGCGGTGCGGTCATCGTCGCTGCTCGGCCACGACCTCATTCAGCGATTCCAGGCCGAACGGTTCCAGGTGTTTCTCGCCGGACATTTCGGCATGTGGTTCGGCTGCGGTGTGCTGCTCCCGACGTGGGAGTACTTCGCGCTATCCCGGTCGTACTGGTTCCTGATTTTCATCGCGAACTCGGCCGCGCATTCCTGCGTGATCGTGTGGGCGATGGTGCTGGCCCGGCAGGAACGCTACGAACTGTCGATCACCGTGGTCTGCATCGGGAACTGGATCGGCGTGCTGGTGACGGTCTGGGTGTCGCCGGCGCTGCTGCCGGTGATGGCGATTCTGGCGGTGCTGCCCGTCGCATTCGCCGAAGCCTACGTCCGGTGGCAGCGGGGCCTGTTGTTCGTCGGGCTCACCGGACTGTGCCTGCTCATTGCCGCCACCATGTCGCGCTTCGTGGACCGGGAGACGTCCAGCGAGATCGGAAACCACTGGGTGGAAACCGGATTCATCATCGGGGGCGTGACCATCGTCGGGCTCAACGTGATGGTGATCGTGTGGAACAACGCCGCGGCGTTGCGCACCTCCGAGGCCTGCCTCGCCGAACACGCCGCCGAACTGGCGGCGTCGCGGACCCGGCTCACCGCCGCCGCCGACGAGGAACGCCGCCGCATCGAGCGCGACCTGCACGACGGCGCTCAACAGCACCTCGTCGCGCTGTCGGTGCTGATTCAACTGGCCCGAAACGCCGAGCCGCAGCGGGCGGCCGCGCTGCTCGACGAGGCCGCCGAGCTGGTCGGCACCGCGATCGTGGAGATGCGCCGCCTGGCCCACGGCATCTATCCGCCACTGCTGGTCAGCGGCGGACTGGCCGAGGCCCTGCCCACGCTCGCGGCCCGCGCACCCGTTCCGGTGCGGGTGGAGATCGGCGCTCTGGACCGTTACCCACCGTCGACGGAGGCCGCGCTGTACTTCTGCTGCAGCGAGGCACTGCAGAACGCCGCCAAACACGGAGACTCCGACACCACCGTCGTGGTGACGGCCGGAAACCACGACGGCCGGCTGCGCCTCACCATCTCCGACGACGGACCGGGCTTCGCCCCCGACACCCAGGGCCGGGGCCTGTCCAATATGACCGACCGGATCGCCGCGCTCGGCGGCGAAGTGACGATCGACAGCGCGCCCGGAGCGGGCACCCGGATCATCGCGATCGTCGACGTGGACGGCAGGAGCGACCTCAGCGCGCGACGATGACCGAGGATCCGTGTCCGAACAGGCCCTGGTTGGCGGTCACACCGACGGTGGCGCCCTCGACCTGACGCCCGGTGGCCTGGCCGCGCAGCTGCCAGGTCAACTCGCAGACCTGCGCTATCGCCTGCGCCGGGATCGCTTCACCGAAGCACGCCAATCCGCCGGACGGGTTGACCGGCACCCGGCCGCCCAGAGTGGTGGCACCGCTGCGCAGCAGTTGCTCGCCCTCGCCCTTGGCGCACAGGCCCAAGTGCTCGTACCAGTCGATCTCCAGCGCCGTAGACAGGTCGTAGACCTCCGCGCAGCTGACGTCCTCGGGCCCGATCCCGGCCTCGGCGTAGGCGGCGTCGAGGATCTGGTCCTTGAACACCCGGTCCGGTGCCGGCACGACGGCGGTGGAATCCGTTGCGATATCCGGCAATTCGGGTAGGTGCTGCGGATAGCGCGGGGTCACCGTGGACACCGCGCGCACCGAAGGCACCCCGTCGAGGGATCCCAGGTGTTTACGCGCGAAGTCCGCGCTGGCCACGATCAGCGCGGCCGCGCCGTCCGAGGTGGCGCAGATGTCGAGCTGGCGCAGCGGGTCGGCGACCACCGGGCTGGCCAAGACGTCGGCGACCTGAGATTCCTTGCGGTAGCGGGCATTCGGGTTGCTCAAGCCGTGCCGCGAGTTCTTCACCTTCACCGCCGCGAAGTCCTCGGCGGTGGCGCCGTAGAGGTCCATCCGCCGTCGGGCCAGCAGCGCGAAGTACACCGGGTTCATCGCGCCGATCAGGTGGAAGCGCTGCCAGTCCGGGTCGTTGCGGCGTTCCCCGCCGACCGGGGCGAACGCGCCCTTGGGCGTGGTGTCGGCGCCGATGACCAGCGCGACGTCGCAGAACCCGGCCAGGATCTGTGCGCGGGCGCTCTGCAGCGCCTGGGAACCGCTGGCGCAGGCCGCGTAGCTGGAGGACACCGGCACGCCGTTCCAGCCCAGCTTCTGGGCGAACGTGGAACCGGCGATGAAGCCCGGGTAGCCGTTGCGGATGGTGTCGGCGCCGGCAACCATCTGGACCTGACGCCAGTCCAGGCCGGCGTCGTTCAGCGCCGCGCGGGCGGCGACCACGCCGTACTCGGTGAAGTCGCGGCCCCACTTGCCCCACGGGTGCATGCCCGCACCCAGGATGTACAGCGGCTCTGTCGGTGTCATAGCCGTCCTCCCACGCGCTCCGGTCCTCGCTCGTTCCTCGCTGCGATCCTCACGCGCTCTCGGCCGGTCATGCGATCCTCCACACATAGGTCAGCCGCTCGAACCCGGCGTCGTCGGTGTACAGCCGCTCCACGCCCAGCTCCAGTTCCATGCCGACGCGCAGGTCGGCGGCCAGGGTGCCCTCGGCGACCTTGGCCAGCACGATGAGACCCTCGGCGGCCAGCTCGACCGCGGCGATGGCGAACGGTTCGAAGGGGTCGGGCGCCGGATAGGGGGCCGGTGGGGGATAGCGGTTCTCGGTGTAGCTCCACACCGTGCCCCGGCGTGACAGCGCGACGGGCTCAAGCACGTCGGAGTCACACGCCGGGTTGGGGCAGTTGTTGGCCCGCGGCGGGAACACGTAGGTCCCGCAGGCGGGGCATTTTCCACCGGTCAGCTGGGGGTTCCCGGCGTCGTCGTACGACCACCATCCCTCGATCGCCGGCAGGCTCTGGGCATCGATTGCTCCTGGCACGGGCATCAGCCTAGCCCCATCCGATGCGGAACTGAAACGTGTTCCAGTTTTGTCGGAACGTGTCCGGGGGCTTCCCGGTGATCCGCGGCGCCCGGCTTGCCTAGAGTTGAGCCCGTGAGTCCCGCCAAGACAGCAGCCGACACCACCGCCAAGGCCGACAGCTCCAGCCGACCGACCCTGATGCTGCTGGACGGCAACTCGCTGGCCTATCGGGCGTTCTTCGCGCTGCCCGCGGAGAACTTCAAGACTCGCGGCGGGCTGACCACCAACGCCGTCTACGGCTTCACCGCCATGCTGATCAACTTGCTGCGCGACGAGGCGCCCAACCACGTCGCGGCAGCGTTCGACGTGTCCCGGCAGACCTTCCGCTCGGAGAAGTTTCCCGAGTACAAGGCCAACCGGTCGAGCACGCCCGACGAATTCCGCGGCCAGATCGACATCACCAAGGAGGTGCTGGCGGCGCTGGGCATCACCGTGCTGGCCGAGCCGGGCTTCGAGGCCGACGACATCATCGCCACCCTGGCAACCCAGGCGCAGGCCGAGGGCTACCGGGTGCTCGTCGTGACCGGCGACCGGGACTCGCTGCAACTGGTCAACGACGACATCACCGTGCTGTACCCGATCAAGGGTGTCAGCGAACTGACCCGGTACACACCCGAGGCGGTGGAGGCCAAATACGGTCTGACCCCTGCCCAGTACCCGGACTTCGCGGCGCTGCGCGGGGACCCGAGCGACAACCTGCCCGGCATCCCGGGTGTGGGGGAGAAGACCGCCACCAAGTGGATCACCGAGTACGGCTCCCTGCAGCAGTTGATCGACCAGGTCGACACCGTGCGCGGCAAGGTCGGGGACTCGCTGCGCGCCAACGTCGGCTCGGTGCTGCTCAACCGCGAACTCACCGAGCTGGTCCGCGACGTCCCGCTGGCCCAGACCCCGGACACCCTGGCGCTGCGTCCGTGGGACCGCGACCATATCCACCGGCTGTTCGACGACCTGGAGTTCCGGGTGCTGCGCGACCGGCTGTTCGACACCTTGTCCACCGTCGAACCCGAGACGGAGGAAGGCTTCGAACTGCGCGGCGGCGCACTGGAACCCGGCGCCGTCGCCGACTGGCTGGCCACCCACGCTTCCGACGGTGGCCGCACCGGGCTGGCGGTCACCGGGACACACCGGGCGTTCGACGGCGACGCCACCGCACTGGCCATCGCGACCCCCGGTGGGGACGCCTGCTACATCGACACCGCGACGCTGACCCCCGACGACGACGCCGCCCTGGCGGCGTGGCTGTCCTCGCAGGCCCGGCCCAAGGCGCTGCACGAGGCCAAGCTGGCCCGCCACGACCTGGCCGGACGCGGCTGGACCCTGGCCGGAGTCACCTCCGACACCGCGCTGGCGGCATATCTGGTGCGACCCGGCCAGCGCAGCTTCGCCCTCGACGACCTGTCGGTGCGCTACCTGGGCCGCGAGTTGCGCGCCGATGATCCACAGCAACAACAGCTTTCGCTGCTCGATGACACCGACGGCATCGACGAGCAGGCCGTCCAGACACTGATGCTGCGGGCCCGCGCCGTCGTCGACCTGGCCGCCGCACTCGACGCCGAACTGGTCCGCATCGACGAGGCCAATCTGCTCACCGAGATGGAACTGCCGGTGCAGACGGTGCTCTCGGAGATGGAGACCGTCGGCATCGCCGTCGACCTGGATCGGCTCAGCGCCCTGCAGTCACAGTTCGCCGACGAGATCCGCGACGCCGCCGAAGCCGCCTATGCGGTGATCGGCAAGCAGATCAACCTCGGATCGCCCAAGCAGTTGCAGGTCGTGCTGTTCGACGAACTCGGCATGCCCAAGACCAAGAAGACCAAGACCGGCTACACCACCGATGCCGACGCGTTGGCGACGCTGTTCGACAAGACCGGCCACCCGTTCCTGCAGCACCTGCTGACCCACCGCGACGTGACCCGGCTCAAGGTCACCGTCGACGGGTTGCTCAACGCGGTGGCCGCCGACGGGCGGATCCATACCACGTTCAACCAGACCGTCGCCGCCACCGGCCGACTGTCCTCGACCGACCCGAACCTGCAGAACATCCCGATCCGCACCGACGCCGGCCGGCAGATCCGCGACGCGTTTGTTGTTGGTCGCCCTTCGGGCTCTGGCGGAGCGGGAGCGGTGTACGTCGAGTTGATGACGGCCGACTACAGCCAGATCGAGATGCGCATCATGGCCCACCTGTCCGGCGACGAGGGCCTCATCGAAGCGTTCAACACCGGTGAGGACCTGCACTCCTTCGTCGGGTCCCGGGCGTTCGGGGTGCCGATCGACGAGGTCACCATCGAACTGCGCCGCCGGGTCAAGGCCATGTCCTACGGGCTGGCCTACGGCCTGAGCGCCTACGGACTGGCTTCCCAGCTCAAGATCTCCACCGAGGAAGCCAAAGACCAGATGGAGGCGTACTTCTCCCGGTTCGGGAGCGTGCGCGACTACCTGCAGGCGGTCGTCGAACAGGCCCGCAAGGACGGCTACACGTCCACCGTGCTGGGCCGCCGCCGCTACCTGCCGGAGCTGAACAGCACCAACCGGCAGGTGCGGGAGGCCGCCGAGCGGGCCGCGCTCAACGCGCCGATCCAGGGCAGTGCCGCCGACATCATCAAGGTCGCCATGATCGAGGTCGACCGGGGACTGCGCGAAGCGGGTCTGGCGTCGCGAATGCTGCTACAGGTGCACGACGAACTCGTGCTGGAAATCGCCGAGGGGGAGCGCGAGCAGGTGGAGTCGCTGGTCCGGGACAAGATGGGCGGGGCCTACCCGCTCGATGTCCCCTTGGAGGTGTCGGTGGGCTACGGACGCAGTTGGGACACTGCGGCGCACTAGCGTCCCGGTTGGCAGCCCGATGACGGATTCCACTCAGCGGCAACAGCTTCACTTCCTGGCGCGACTCGGCGCGACCATGTGT contains these protein-coding regions:
- a CDS encoding response regulator; amino-acid sequence: MRPHGGAEDGVMDMGRHSGVCTPGQVRVWVVDDQAAFRRATVATIDATDDFVLAGECATGESAVARIAADGGDIVLMDIHMPGIDGIEAARQICSTRSDVMIVLMSTYDVTDLPAAAADCGAASYLHKEHLSPDTLRHLWQAHG
- a CDS encoding sensor histidine kinase, giving the protein MASPRLSLGSVSSAIPRWQAPAILLFTAVRSSSLLGHDLIQRFQAERFQVFLAGHFGMWFGCGVLLPTWEYFALSRSYWFLIFIANSAAHSCVIVWAMVLARQERYELSITVVCIGNWIGVLVTVWVSPALLPVMAILAVLPVAFAEAYVRWQRGLLFVGLTGLCLLIAATMSRFVDRETSSEIGNHWVETGFIIGGVTIVGLNVMVIVWNNAAALRTSEACLAEHAAELAASRTRLTAAADEERRRIERDLHDGAQQHLVALSVLIQLARNAEPQRAAALLDEAAELVGTAIVEMRRLAHGIYPPLLVSGGLAEALPTLAARAPVPVRVEIGALDRYPPSTEAALYFCCSEALQNAAKHGDSDTTVVVTAGNHDGRLRLTISDDGPGFAPDTQGRGLSNMTDRIAALGGEVTIDSAPGAGTRIIAIVDVDGRSDLSARR
- a CDS encoding lipid-transfer protein; translated protein: MTPTEPLYILGAGMHPWGKWGRDFTEYGVVAARAALNDAGLDWRQVQMVAGADTIRNGYPGFIAGSTFAQKLGWNGVPVSSSYAACASGSQALQSARAQILAGFCDVALVIGADTTPKGAFAPVGGERRNDPDWQRFHLIGAMNPVYFALLARRRMDLYGATAEDFAAVKVKNSRHGLSNPNARYRKESQVADVLASPVVADPLRQLDICATSDGAAALIVASADFARKHLGSLDGVPSVRAVSTVTPRYPQHLPELPDIATDSTAVVPAPDRVFKDQILDAAYAEAGIGPEDVSCAEVYDLSTALEIDWYEHLGLCAKGEGEQLLRSGATTLGGRVPVNPSGGLACFGEAIPAQAIAQVCELTWQLRGQATGRQVEGATVGVTANQGLFGHGSSVIVAR
- a CDS encoding Zn-ribbon domain-containing OB-fold protein, translating into MPVPGAIDAQSLPAIEGWWSYDDAGNPQLTGGKCPACGTYVFPPRANNCPNPACDSDVLEPVALSRRGTVWSYTENRYPPPAPYPAPDPFEPFAIAAVELAAEGLIVLAKVAEGTLAADLRVGMELELGVERLYTDDAGFERLTYVWRIA
- the polA gene encoding DNA polymerase I produces the protein MLLDGNSLAYRAFFALPAENFKTRGGLTTNAVYGFTAMLINLLRDEAPNHVAAAFDVSRQTFRSEKFPEYKANRSSTPDEFRGQIDITKEVLAALGITVLAEPGFEADDIIATLATQAQAEGYRVLVVTGDRDSLQLVNDDITVLYPIKGVSELTRYTPEAVEAKYGLTPAQYPDFAALRGDPSDNLPGIPGVGEKTATKWITEYGSLQQLIDQVDTVRGKVGDSLRANVGSVLLNRELTELVRDVPLAQTPDTLALRPWDRDHIHRLFDDLEFRVLRDRLFDTLSTVEPETEEGFELRGGALEPGAVADWLATHASDGGRTGLAVTGTHRAFDGDATALAIATPGGDACYIDTATLTPDDDAALAAWLSSQARPKALHEAKLARHDLAGRGWTLAGVTSDTALAAYLVRPGQRSFALDDLSVRYLGRELRADDPQQQQLSLLDDTDGIDEQAVQTLMLRARAVVDLAAALDAELVRIDEANLLTEMELPVQTVLSEMETVGIAVDLDRLSALQSQFADEIRDAAEAAYAVIGKQINLGSPKQLQVVLFDELGMPKTKKTKTGYTTDADALATLFDKTGHPFLQHLLTHRDVTRLKVTVDGLLNAVAADGRIHTTFNQTVAATGRLSSTDPNLQNIPIRTDAGRQIRDAFVVGRPSGSGGAGAVYVELMTADYSQIEMRIMAHLSGDEGLIEAFNTGEDLHSFVGSRAFGVPIDEVTIELRRRVKAMSYGLAYGLSAYGLASQLKISTEEAKDQMEAYFSRFGSVRDYLQAVVEQARKDGYTSTVLGRRRYLPELNSTNRQVREAAERAALNAPIQGSAADIIKVAMIEVDRGLREAGLASRMLLQVHDELVLEIAEGEREQVESLVRDKMGGAYPLDVPLEVSVGYGRSWDTAAH